atttgaggttaggaagtttatttgattgtttcatGAAAGATCTTGATATTAACGATTTTGTGCCGTTTTTATTGCAAGCAAGTTGCAATCCAGTTACTTTTGGCGAAACAGATCAactgactttcgtaaaacttcgtttttttcattgttaaactaggtacaaaatattagataaaatttgaggttaggaagtttatttgattgtttcatGAAAGATCTTGATATTAACGATTTTGTGCCGTTTTTATTGCAAGCAAGTTGCAATCCAGTTACTTTTGGCGAAACAGATCAactgactttcgtaaaacttcgtttttttcattgttaaactaggtacaaaatattagataaaatttgaggttaggaagtttatttgattgtttcatGAAAGATCTTGATATTAACGATTTTGTGCCGTTTTTATTGCAAGCAAGTTGCAATCCAGTTACTTTTGGCGAAACAGATCAactgactttcgtaaaacttcgtttttttcattgttaaactacgtacaaaatattagataaaatttgaggttaggaagtttatttgattgtttcatGAAAGATCTTGATATTAACGATTTTGTGCCGTTTTTATTGCAAGCAAGTTGCAATCCAGTTACTTTTGGCGAAACAGATCAactgactttcgtaaaacttcgtttttttcattgttaaactaggtacaaaatattagataaaatttgaggttaggaagtttatttgattgtttcatGAAAGATCTTGATATTAACGATTTTGTGCCGTTTTTATTGCAAGCAAGTTGCAATCCAGTTACTTTTGGCGAAACAGATCAactgactttcgtaaaacttcgtttttttcattgttaaactaggtacaaaatattagataaaatttgaggttaggaagtttatttgattgtttcatGAAAGATCTTGATATTAACGATTTTGTGCCGTTTTTATTGCAAGCAAGTTGCAATCCAGTTACTTTTGGCGAAACAGATCAactgactttcgtaaaacttcgtttttttcattgttaaactaggtacaaaatattagataaaatttgaggttaggaagtttatttgattgtttcatGAAAGATCTTGATATTAACGATTTTGTGCCGTTTTTATTGCAAGCAAGTTGCAATCCAGTTACTTTTGGCGAAACAGATCAactgactttcgtaaaacttcgtttttttcattgttaaactacgtacaaaatattagataaaatttgaggttaggaagtTTATCTGATTGTTTCATGAAAGATCTTGATATTAACAATTTTGTGCAGTTATAAGGAATTAGAAATTGCTGTGAGTGAATATGGCTATGACTAAATCATTAGTCTTGAATCAGAATTACTtcgttaaaaaaaactaattttatgcGTCACGCATTCATTTTCACATCCTTTTCTCTCTGAACAAAGTCTATTATCATGAACTGATGTGTTGGCAACAAAATTctcgtttaaaaaaatgtaatttcagTTCACAATCGACATAGATAACCTTCAGAATATAAATtctcaaaataagttttattaatcaAGTGCTGCGATTTAGTCCGAATTTTTTGCTATCTCTGTAGTAATTATAACCGTgagattaaataaattaacaataaaacagaaaattacgtatgaaaaaatgaacaatggCACCTCGAATAACGCAAGTGTAATATATTTAACCATTTTTATCCACGACTATTGTATAATTAAgtaattgaagtttgaatttctATCTCAAGCACCCTATTCGCCTGATTTAGCCCCCTTTCAGAGACCATCATCATATTGTAAGCGCGTggcataattttcattgattttcttaaaaaaaagaaaaactatcaacggcgagtagcATGCAAACTTATTGTAAAGTTTTAGCGAAAtatatcaagcaaaaacggccgaatttggctaagaagaaagtggtATTTCATCAAACTATACACCAACTCACACATCAGTTAAATTAataaccaaaattaatgaatttaagttttaattgctaccttattcgccagatttagccctctcggattattttctattatatatcTAATGTAACACGCTTTACTTGTTGGATGATTCATTTTTAtccttaaaaataattaatagtttataaaaaattaaaaaaacatgttttttacaTGTTTTACTGAGCAAATATTGAcagttatttgtcgaaattatGGTATGGTgttatttaaaaagcaaaaatctattatatttgaagaaaagGAAAGTGCTTTTCAATCAGGACAATTTACTGTGTACCATAACGCTAAAATTCAAGAATTGCCCTTCGAATTGATTGACCAATCACCGTATTCAGCAGATCTGGTCTCCAGCGACTTTCTCCTGTtctctaacctcaaaatttcatttgCAAAAGAGAGAACTATAATTTGGAAGGGTTAAAAAGGTTATACTTAAAACgaaattatgttcaaaataaaaatgattaaggggaaaattaatattaaccgttataatttcttatttagcTTTAGCCCCTCAAATTTTTACGACTCCGTCTGGTATGTTCTTGGAGTGTCTGTGGAGATGGTTATTAGGAATTTAAGCGTCCTCGATAGACATTTGAAGTCTGCTTAAGTTTTTGGAGTATCTGGTATGCTGATTGGCAGAAATTCAAGGTCTTTTTGTACTTGGTCATGCTTGATAGATAACCAGAGTCAGTTTAAGATCTTGGAGTGTCTGTGGAGTTGAGTCAAGTGGCAGCGCCAAAGTGAATGTCCAAAACATCTTCGACAGCTGGGCATCTGCACCACAATTGAACAAACAGACGTTTGTTCAATTTGAACACCAGTGCATTAAATAGTTATACAAATGAGGACATTGCTGATGGAAAGtgttaattcgaaaaaaaatgcAAACGTATTGATAAGTTTGGAATGGAAACCGACTAATTTTGTAGCCTAAAAGGTCGATACTACTTACAATAACTAGAGATAAGCTTCGACGGTTACACTCAGAAGAGTCCATACACTATACTACACCAAATCAACTTTCAGGGACATAGGCAACAAGTACAGCAATCATTCAGTTACTTTCCAATATAACAATCAATAGAATTGAGACAGTTTTCGCCTAGTGATATCAACTTATCTAGCTCTAGCTCGCTCAAAAAGATCATCTCCAATAAGGGACAGTGTCCTACGTCGTTGAAGCTTTAACTTTAACTTTTTTATGTGTCTCGTACATTATAAGCCCAAGCTTATGCCGTATTTTCCTTTTTGCAGATTATATGGTTTTCTAACTTGGTGATATTATGTCAATCCGTCTGTTCACCGTTATATGGCGCGGAGCCTTGTAAGTTTCTACCTGCTCCTCCAGGGAAAACACCTCAATGTGCCAGACCGGGATTGACGTACTGTGAATATCCCGACCATTATCCTGGGTAACTTAATAAATTGAATGAGACAGGTATTGAATGAAGtccaatgaaatatttatttttcagagaATTGATTAATTACCTTGTGAAAAAATGGCGATATGATCATTCAACTCTATTTACGTCAGAAAGTCAAGAagatttttcatcatatttctACCCAACTGTGAGTCCCGTTTACGGTCCGCCCAATTACCAACCTCCAAACATCGGACATAATCCAGGAGGATATCCAGAACCTATACACATACCAAAGCCGCAAGTTCCTTTTCAGGATAACGGAGTTAGTTACAATATTCAACCAAACGTGTACGTCAATCAAAATTTTACCGGATATCCGGATTATAATGAGGGATACAAATATAATACTCCGAACAAACCTACTTATTACCAACCGTACCAGCAAGCACTAGAACCGTCCCAATATGGACAATACAATAACTTATGGAAAAGGTGCAGTATTCAAggttttgaattaaatttggCAACATAGCATATAGTAAATTCATTTATCGATGATTAATGCATAATCAATTCATGACCGAAACTTATCATATCATCAAATTAATGATTATCTGGAATATAAACTTGAATTaccattattttcatttgaattcgtttttttttgtaactatacGAGAGTGGTCGTAGAAGTACTTGGTccgacctagagatggcggtagttgctcgAAA
The window above is part of the Diorhabda sublineata isolate icDioSubl1.1 chromosome 3, icDioSubl1.1, whole genome shotgun sequence genome. Proteins encoded here:
- the LOC130441434 gene encoding protein spaetzle 5; protein product: MRFKTEFKAIIWFSNLVILCQSVCSPLYGAEPCKFLPAPPGKTPQCARPGLTYCEYPDHYPGELINYLVKKWRYDHSTLFTSESQEDFSSYFYPTVSPVYGPPNYQPPNIGHNPGGYPEPIHIPKPQVPFQDNGVSYNIQPNVYVNQNFTGYPDYNEGYKYNTPNKPTYYQPYQQALEPSQYGQYNNLWKRALQQNHRRFKRSLKMIRMPVIERYSNKTSTNFHRKKRQSLPGRQQTLCQVRTQYITPRAALNNKGNWMYVVNMAEVDNRVTQLVKSETCVSQTCDGICSLPDGYTSRCEQKYVQKRLVALEGAGNQLYTDVFWFPSCCVCTISNN